From Solanum lycopersicum chromosome 4, SLM_r2.1:
ATGTTAGTTATGTCTAGTGGAACCTGAAGGTTTGTCTGGGAAAAGCACTTAACATCATTCAACTGATGATCCCACAAATCCTGGCCTATTGGAGCTAATCCATGACCAATTGTATCAGGCaacataaaagaattatcatGCTTTGTCAAAGTGGAGGTCGACACAGGATATCTGAGCAATCCAGCAGCAGATTGGAGAGAGGACATATTCCACTCATTATTAGTTGGGCATTGAAGGATATTGTTGGAAGCAGCAGAATCAATTTGAGGGTTATGAGGAATGAGCCATGGACTAGCTTGTAATTGAGAAAAGCTGTTATGGTGGGAAGCTGTCACACTCGCATCAGTTGGAAGATCATGGGGACTTGCAGGCTTGATAGCCACTTTGTCTTCATTACACTGAAACTGATCTAACTTAACTGATGAATTACTAGTTTCTTTTCTTGGCTCGGAATTTTTTCCAATAATGTCAGTTTCTACTTTTTCCGGAGGTTTAGACTTCACCTGCAGAGTTGCTTGCTGTGAAGAAATAGAGTTCACAACACCAACAGGTTGATTAAGGACAACTTCCGAATTTGTTTCACTTTGTGCAGGTGTAGCTTCTACAGTTATTAGCTCAGGTTTTTGGTTTCCTGCTGGCTGTACTACATTCCTAGCTTCCTGAGGTAGTGCAACCTTAATGTCTTGTACTGTGGGAACACCGCATTGAAGACCAGTAAGGCCAGGAGGAGGTCTTATCAGCATCTTCATTAGCTGTTCTGACCATAGGTTTGAGATAGAGGAGCTCTGAAGATCCCCATATACATTTTCAGGAACACGCATGAAAGGGCGGTGCTGCATCAAACTGTCCCACTCAGTTTGTGCTCCTGTTTTAATCAAAAGTTAAAACTATCACAAATTTGAGTTAATCAAATGAGGAAGAAGTAAGGATCAACTTACCCAAAAAGGTGGACTGGTAAGGTCGTTTGAGGCCTGCAGTCAGGGAAGGAAATATGAAGAGACTTTCTGGTGTCTCAACTTCCCATGGACTAACTCTATTCTGCTTGTCTCCACATCCAGGCTCATCCCACTCTACCTGTTATATAAGTCGAGTCAATTTGATAGAAAACTGTGAAGTGCCAATTAGCTCACATTTAGGAAAACATGATAATAAGCTGCAATCAGTGTGAAATTTTAATCACCTGAAGACACCGCCACTTGGAACCAGGCCATCTCAGTGGATCCAAATCACTAATTCCGCTAATAGTGCCCATATATCTGAAATAGAGGGTGAAAGGACTTCAAAGTCAGATGAAGTGAAGAAGATCTATAATCagaatttaattttagaaaGTGGTCCCACAAATTCCCAGCATGAAAGATATACCTGCGTTTACCCGATTCCTCAGTTTCAAACATCATTCCAAATCTCATACCAACAGACAGTTGTGTGTTATAAACAGATTTTCTAAATTTGGCCAAAGGAATGACAAACTCTGAAGGGCATGCCCTGTAGAAAATAAGCATCTAGTTATAGGCAAATCTCACAGCtatgtgaagtatgaaaatGGAAGCTGCCGTTATAGACATACCTAGGATTGTAGAATATTGTGAATGTGCTTCTATTAGCAGCAGCATGAGCAGCAGCAGCAAGTACTCCAATATGCATACTATCAGCAGACAGAACTGAAGAGGGCAATGAAGTTTGCTGACGGTTAGCGCGCCTCACTCCAAGCAACAACTGTGATTTCTCATCCCTACAGcagtaaaattcaaaatatgaattAGTGAGTACCACGTAACGGATACTCTCTTGTTTGCTTACAATCAGaatgtttgaaattttatacGCACATATTTCTCAACATTGAATAATTCATGAAGCTGCAactttcattactttatttttgcaATACCTGATAAATAGAACAGAGTCACCAGCTCTAAGGCGTTTTGCTCCAACAAACATGCTCCATCCAGTTGTGAGAAGATGTCGCTTTGGCTGCCCTATAAAGTAAGACAAAACAGGTGGAATAAACATTAAACTGATAGCCAAGTGAATCatgagaagacaaacaaccaccaAATTAAACCAAAACAAAAGAGATTAGAATTTGGTATAATGTAATTTCAGCATGCTCACCGCGGTATATGTGACGGAATGTCCAAGTATTATCATGCAAGTCTCGTACAACAAGCTCTTGCGTTGGAGGTTGCATTGAATAATCCTAAAAGAGCAAGTAAATACAACACAAGACGTCAGGAAAACTCTTAAGTCTTATTTTACTTCCATCTGGCAAATGtaactcattaaaaaaaacataactctCACCAAGGGTGGGAACAGCTTTTCTGCTGCTCTTCTAGGAACAGAGAATCCTCCATGTGTGCTTGTATCACTGGCAGTCAACGTTTTGCAAAAGAACTCAGTTGGATGCTTATTAGGCTTCAGCCCAAAATCTGGAATGGGGAAGACATCTTTCTCCTAACCAAGAACACGTACGAGAAAAGAATTTCAGCATGCATACCATTATTACTTTTGCATCTGTATAAAATTTAGTACAAATAGTAGATTAGAAAACTTACAGAATTCACAGGTTGGAGGCTCATTTGCGCATAGATCTCATCTGTCTCCTTATCTGCCTGTAAATGACACGACAAAACAAACAACGTATGATACCAGAATAACTCCATATAGTACtccaatataataataaaagttattATATGGAGTAAAAGCATCATCTTAAAAGCACATACATGCAGGGTAACATTGTGAACTTGGCACAACAACTGAGAAGCAAGATTTGGATAATTAGGTATCTGTGAAGTTGCTGTTCTATTCGTGGAAACCGCCACCTGTTGCAACAAGTTAGATCTTTATCAGCTTCTCTTGGAAATAGTCTTCTTTCAACAACCAACAAAGCACAAGCTGTGAATGGACAGAACAAATGACCAAAGGACTCTGTTATCCATAGGAGATCTTAGGCTTTTTGGTTTTCCTAACTACACTAACAAAACTACTGGAATACATTTACCAGGATATCCATATTTGCTTGTATAAAAAGAAGTCTTcaatatttaaagaaaagaaagggaaaggCTTTACTAAGAAATGAACATAAATTATTCTTAGCCATAACTATAACTTGATTCAAGTTTGAATTCTACAAATACAAATTTACAACTTGTTTTCTTGATTCCCTTCAACATTCTAAtagtacaaaagaaaagaaaattcagAACAAAACAGCTCTCCTGGAACATTTGTTTGAACAAGCAGGATAAGAGAGTATTTTCTTCAGATAAATGATTTGAAGGACTACGATTGAACAATCCGGTCTTAAGTCGATGCTAACAGATTCAAATTCAGACAATTTTGCgcaattttgaaaagaaatgcTGATAAAAGTAGTTGTACCAAACAACAATAACAGTAAAAAAGATCAAACCTGTTCACTGTGCCCCTGTGGGAAGTAATACACAAGGCTTCCAACCTGAGGCAAAGTTACAAGTGGGCCAGCACAAGCATGCCACAACTCAGAACTAATTAGCTTTCTTCCTCCCCCTATATTGCATCAAGATTCAACAAAATCCACgtaaagattcaatttttacaACTATTAAAACTAGATAatcaatttcaagtttcaatttttatattctgCCTAGTCTGAGCTAAGTTCATACACAACTCCAAACACCAAAAACAAGAATTCACAAGGAAACTAACCAGTATGATCCTGCATTTCCTTCAACAACTTCATTTCCTCAAGTAGAGTATGTGCTCCACTAACCAAACTCCCTGGCTTGTTCTTCTCTTCAACAGAACCCATAAAAACCTCTGTGATTCCCTTTACATCAACCCCAAAACCAAAACCGAAGACCCCAtctttcccaaaaaaaaaaaaagaactcccACTAACCACCAATCAGCAAGTCAACAAGATGACATATTTCTTAGTTCAAACTAACATAACTGCCAACCCACATTCCAAGTCAAGGGAATGATTCTTAAGAGGAATGAAAACATACTACAGAACATGACAACATCTTCTTGGAGAATAAAAGAGCAAAGAGAGAATCTAAGTTATTATACAAGAAAACAATCTAATTGGACACAGAGAGCATGCCCAAATAATCCAAAACCAAAGAACAAACACCCACCCTGCAAAAAGAGTCTTTCTCTCTGCAATCTAAGTGGGCCTTACTCTCCATCAACACCCCATCAAAGCAAAttcctttctccttttttttttttttcaatttttgcaaATTATAAGGAAGAATATAAAGATAAATCCAAAAGGGGTCAGTTTATTTTTTCCATCAAAGCACGCGGACCAAAGCATGAGGGGTCTTTAGCTATCAATTACCTttgttaaaaatcaaaaaaaaaaaaaaaactttctttaTCATCAAAAGAAACCGACCTTTCGATGAAAGTGGTCATCATTCTGATTCCTCTCTTTCTAAgctttagaaataaaaaccccaaaacccctttatgataaaaatgaaaaaagattcaatttttattaactCTGCAAATACTACTACACTGTTTTCTTGAAAGTAGAAAAGAGTGTTGCATGCTCTTACCCTGTACacactcttttcttttctctctgtATAATAATACTTTTAGGTTGATTCTTTTGCAGCTTTAGAGAGAGACTCTTGCAGCTAAAGAAGGGGGAAAACTAAGTTAACACGAAATCGTACTAATAACACTTCGTATGAAGAAATTTAGGAATCTTGATTGATTATAACTAATAAAGAAATGACTAAACGTACTTTGCTTGCTAAGCTTTCACACAATACTatacaagaattaattaatcgattcaaataagttaaagaTCGATTATTTGAATTCGTAAACATTGCTAACGTAGCAATATATTCATCAAAGTCTTGCTTTCATTGCATTTTCGTAAAAGGTTATTTTCGAAATTTCAACTTCTAATATCTCTATTTAAAtggatatataattaattatgggttacttatttgtttattatcgcactaatctaatttaatatcttaaagcgacatttttttttatcgtaCGAATTTGTTATCGGTGGGAGGTATATTGAGGAGTAATTTTCCTTGTATATGATTTTGGAGAAATTTCCGCACTTTATTAATTCGTGTATCTTTCAAAGTCATttcatctcaaaaaaaaaatttaatagtcAGACCGTCTAAATCAGTTTATGCAtacttttaataatttcatatatattatttttcatcaacatagatatttgaaatgaaaaaaaaaattatcaatcaaaattagattaaaaatatattaaaattttaatatcagAACTACACCTTAAATATTGCTCATCATTCAATTtcttaacataatttcaaagtTGGATATACTTTTCTTGATATATCTAATTAAGGATGTCGTGTTATTCATTTTCGAATTTCAAAATATCTAGTTTTGAACATGATATAAagtctttaaattttatattattgtataaatatatattatatttatgttatgttatattatattaactCGATCCTTATTATTTAAACTAAATGAGATAATCCTCAACGATTCAACCACGAATAcaaaatttcatataatttttttttttccaaatttgaatGGAGAAACAAAATGTGAAAAGAGTGGTAATATGGagaaatttacataattttttctcatgtggaaaggaagaagaaaatgacaaaaaaatatatatatatttttggtattaaataaaatcaagaagaaaTATTTTCTCTGCGTGGGGTTTTCATTTTCCATCTTTTTTCAGTCTTTATGGGCAATTCCCTTTATCCATCGGATTTTTTCCCCACCCTCACACAAGCGCGTGTAATACACGACGTCGGCGCATGTTAGCATAGTCATTTGTTTGAAAAGAATACTTgaaaagttaataattttttaaactttggAAAGTGCTTTGAAGGATTTACTAGGAAAAGAGTTTCTTCGTTTTGCACCTGACTAATTACGCGGTACAGTTATTcgtgttttaattaaaatcgaacttttaatatgaaaaaattctctcaaatgaaatattaattgaaCGTTAATACAATTCATTActtttatcttgtattttgatataaaaatttatctgtttatcttgattaattaataaatttataaaaaaaaaatcaattgattttgagatatttctttggtcttaatttttttaaaaaaaaaaatattaaccaaatatatattaaatttgagaaactttttcaaatttatatttgaagttTCTATCCTATTAATTGAACTAtataatcaacaagaaaaagaagtagGTGTACAATgtattttacataaattttatgagTTAGGTCGAATAGAAGGATAAACTCTATTTCCATATTAGTATGTTCCATGTTaatcattcttttttgttttttcataacCTTAATTAACCAACAAAAATATGtgcaattattatttaactttttttcttaatatgctTAGAAATTGGACCTACTTACTCTCATTGGATACTTCCTATCTTTAGTATTTTCacttaaattagtaaaattttgagagaaaaagaaacagatttaaaataattttatctttctcAAAGTCTGAACGAATTgactaaaatatatattgtatatacgTTTCGTTTAGAAAAACTTTGCTAATAATTCTTCTTTTGCTATCAAATTGTACTTCCAACAAacctaatatacaaagaatgtAATTATATTCGTTGATAATTATGTGCAATAGTCATAAATATTCTAGATGAAATAGCACGTACTACATATAGATAAATATAGTgccttaattaatttattgtgCTTAGCTAAGGACAACCTAAAGtacataattttttgtatatatattttcattagatgTACAATATTTCTATTCAAATTCCAATTTAAAtacataattcttttatttcatcAGGTATCTAATATTTGTACTGAAATTTCGacgaaaaatacaaaatataataaaagacaATGAAATGACTAATGAGTAATGACTTTGGTGTTGAGCGTAATGAAGGGGCCGTGCCACTTACGTGACTAAAACActcctaattaaatattaaaggaTAATAAAAGATACTTTCTTTGTCAATATTTAGTCGTCGACTTTAGAAAAGGCAATTAtattaagataacaataattaatatagtgAAGTTACAATTTTATTCTCATTaaataagatttcaaaaaaaataaattaaaatttagaaattttcaagagtttaaatgaggatataatagaaaaaaaaatcatttcttgatttatcaaaataaatatataaatagagacatCTAAAAGAGGAAATATAGACAAATAAATAGAGACAGGAGTAGTAAGAGTTAGCAATTTCTACACAAATTCTTtagtatattttgaaaaaaattactcCACATTAAATATGTGTATCAATTcaacaaatacaaaatattattgaagTTACGGttcaaaactaaaaatgaaatgacGCGAGAAGTCATGATAGAGAAAAGTGAATAGTGTTGATCAGATTTAACAATTAAGAGaggcaaaagaaaaaattattactctattcgtttaaaaaaaaaggcatTCTTTCCattttagtctgtttcaaaaataatgattatttcttttataacaattttcaacatGACATGCTTAATGccacaaaattaaaagacaattttatacatttaacataactttcatttaaaaccacataatcaaaaatatttttttgtttttttaaatatcgtatcaaattaaattagatatttctTTATAAAACGAAGAGAACATATATATTATGATCGATGATGATTACTAAAAACGATCTTTCTAAATGAGTTCATcactttatatattaataaagttCAAACATTCAAAATACGTTAAAATCGAAAATAACAtagcattttttattttttatttttaaaaaaataaaataacgatATTTtcgtaaatttttatttaaccaACCACCATTGATATAAGGGAAATACAAAGGGAAAGAGGCGCCGAAGAAGCGAAAATGCAAAAGGCATTCACATGGCTGACCTCTTTGTGTGTATGCGTGTTTTAGCGATTAAAATTTTGGTTAAATTTATTTGTGATCTCACgtgttaaattataaaattattgatataaattatatgtatatataagtttaataaattttaaatttaattatttttattaaagctGATATGTATACTTATTTAAAGAGCAAGAAAACCCATGTTTAGCGTATTTATGCACACTtacatatatacatcaattaaTAGAGAATTAACTATGAacaaattattgatattattattagtatatgaTTTTTAAGCTGATCTTAAATACTTTCtccaatttatataaattaaattgttgagactttttttattttttaaattaatttaattatttaatttcaaaattattttcaaaaaatttaatattaaaattatttattaattaatattaaaagagaatttaaaaaaaaaacgggTGAGTCGCAGTTTACAAGGACggagaatatttattttactactCCTATTCTTAGGTCTTTTAACTATCACCTATTTAAATTCTTGTCAACTGTTATCAATTATGATTCTCAAGTTGAAAATTAATAAGGATCAGAGATGTATATGAATTATTAGTACGTGGCTACACAAACGCTAAAAAGAAATAGGCAAATTAAGAGCGCAGTGAAAGTATCATATATTcgatataattttacaaaataattaaattaattaatttcatacgATGTAACTCTACTCCTAAGTCCTACTATATAACAACAAAATGACATTAATTAAGTGAATATTTTTGagacaattattttatttgttaataattaatttgaagatTGTAGCATAATTAAGGAACAAGAAGAGAAATACACTAATCCCGGAGAGAAGCACGTGAAAATATGCATGAGGACCACGAATTATCATGCACGCATGCATTTTGTCTAAATCAGAGCCGTTAAAAAATCAGTTCATTGAGATCTGGGCCCAATAGCACGCCCCAAATTGCCTTTTTTGTTAAGTAGGGCCCGGCCCATTAAGCGCAGCTTTCTATGGTCCTTTGGAACTTAAACTCGCCGCATTATTCTGTACATTTATATTCcattttttctgattttatattttccagaaaaaaTCTCGATTTTCGTACACCGTCGATTAGAGGACACGTGTCCATCATCTAACCGCTGAAACTATTTGTGGGTCCATCAGGTACGTTAGGCGGTGGATTGATGACGAATTTTGATTTTCATGACGTGGAAATTAGTCATCTCATGTATATAAAAGATCGGAATAAGAATTGTGAACTCGTTATAAGGCTTGGTAAATTTTCTTTGAGTTAGAGTTGcgatttaattttgaaatgattTCAGAGTTTATACTGATTGAGTTGAGAATATATTAATGATCTTTGCATGTCACACTACGAATCGAATAATGAAATTGCAAAATAGAGAGATTTGAATTTAGTTGTAATAGGGTGTTGATGAGATTTATTCCATATTGCATCGGGGATGAGAACTCTGATCGATTTTATTATATGATCTGGACAATCTTTTTCCGTTTGAATTAGCGTGTAAGTTAACGTAaaactaaattttatatttttttaaaaaaagaatcgatATTTGTATGACGTAAAGATTTGAGAAAAGCTTATTCTCGAGGCACTTTTTCTTTTGTAGTTGATTTTCTCTTCACTTGCCAGAACTTTTCTTCCTTAATCTTATCGAACAAGACATTGAATACATGAGCTTAGATAAATTGATATATTAGGTAGAAATTCAAGTTAGAAATACTTATATACGTTGTCAAGTGTCATGTTGATGTGGACAAATTTGACAAATCGAAGTATCTTACACaagcaaaaaaatttaatcaaatgtGATCAAGTTCTTTCTCGAAAtttgacaaatcaaaataaaaaatatatttcgtaAATTcgataaaggaaaaaaataaaattttgagcgatataatttttttcactttgtttcAACATAAATCTACAACATAGGAATACTAAATCGTGGTCAAGAAGTTAgattcaaattataattatgaaacttGTAAAGAATAAACAAAGTAACCATCGTATAATCAATTACATTATTATACTATTATTTGACAAATTGTATTTTCCTTtcatatgacaaaaaaaaaaagttgtcaaTATTTGACTATACAATGATGAATAtatcttaatttaataatttatccgTAAAAAgctaacaacaacaaaaaaaaaatttagtagcAGCAGCCAAAACTAAAAGTGAAGTAccactaattaagttaataatgGTGTTGTTAAAGAAGTAATGCTATTATTGACCACaattattttatcctttagTTTTATTGCACCAAACATTGAGGCTAATTTAGCATGCTCTCAATTATTgaatctttttaaattattatgggCAAAAAATTCTAGCAGAAAAAGGAcgaaaaaagaattttattattattattattagaaaaatgaaaCTCAATTACATAGTCAAACTGTCAGTCAGAcaatatgacattttttttccaataacAAACAAAATTTCCACCGAAAGTAGTAAAAACTAATCCAATTAtccacaaaaataaatttccatTAAAATAGGAAGATTTCTTCAACTAGAGGATCTAAACGCGGAAAATATTTATCTGCACTTGATATTTATATAAagcaaataatataaaagagaGATGCGTAGTACTTATGGGTAagtgataaaattttataaacaatatatatgtattgtattcatattgattgatgtaaGTATTTGATATTGATAAGCTTTTTTACCATTAAAAGTGgtttcttatataatatatatgatcaACTTAAAACCTCTACAAACCCTATTTAGAATCCCTAAtttcaacttcttcttctttctcattTGATGTCAATATTCATGTTGCAGCTTTAGatcctaattaatttaaattcacgtTATTAAAATgacttattataaataaaatattttttttaaaaaatttcatatcaaaactcAAACTCGACCCATTGTGACATGATAGCAAAAGCTTATAGACACATCTTACACAGAATTTCCTCAAAAAGATTGTTATACGTTTGTagtaattatattaaaagaaaaaaaaagtatcgcgagtttattgttttatatttaaatcttACTATGAGCATTCATTTAAGGAAAATCAATGTATAGGTTCAAATTTCAATAGAGACTaacacatacatatattattagataaagttatttcatatttgtattaataaatatattataattaattaatgaaaaatttacTCAAATATCTacgataaataaattaatttcttttttaatttgactttattttatcacttttataccatatatatatatattctccaaaaatatagaaattatatttcaaCCATTACTATGGTTGGAAGAAATCATGGTACCCCACAGTGTTATTAGTAGAagtacataatatcataaagATGATCCCTTTTTTCAccaaaaggataaaaaaaagtagAGTTATTGgagaaaaaagatgaagaaaaaaaaaagtaattaattataagtaatcataaatcaactaatcATGTATATTGCTCTTTTTATTTGACCTTAGATTGCTTCTAATAAAGCAAAAGCACTTTCTTAAAAGTGTGAGATAcgtatcaagaaaaaaaaataagagtggAGAGTCAATTATCACTATctgaaaaatatcttttatctttttttaattatatatatttaattaaaaaataaaaaaacattgtaTAAATAATTGGTGTTTGGTCaatgttttaataatttgagATTGTTGAATGATGAAAAGAtattggtaattaattattgcccatcttataattgattattataCCAAACGCAAAATCATCAGCCTGCATGcgtactttttatttttcaaaaataaaaataaaaattgacattTATAAATCCTATTTGAATCATATTTACATACCATAAAAAGGATAATGTTTTTctagttttcttttttatggaacataattagtattattattaatatatatatatatatatatatatatatatatatatatataaatatatatatatatatatatatatatatatatatatatatatatatatatatatatatatatatatatttatatatatatgaatatcaAGAATTAGGTGGAAGGTTATTTAATAGGTATTCGAATATCAAGTACTCGCTTGCtactttcaattttgatttttttacatattttcgCAATTTTGTTTATGATATTGTTTGTTGTGATTACTTTTCTTTTTGCCATTATTTTCTATATGACTTCTTTTTtactgtattttttttcttattgattaGAATATGCTTAGCTTGAGTAGATGGTCTatcaaaaatatgttatttatctTCAATACTCATCACTATATTGAGATAtgtttgcatatatatatatacgcacCACCTTTTCTAGATTCAActtataaaaatttcaatggGTAAGactatatattattgttattgttctgAACAAACTAAAAGTAATCAaaccaaaaattatttaaaatgatgaaattattaATATGAATCTTCAAGATAATTGTTAAAGTGCTCTAATCAGATAGTaaagaatttgtttttttttcttcttttcactACTCAATAGAATCCGCGATACGTTTATAACAATTTTCTCATTATTGTGGGTGACGAACATGATCAATGACGAAACAATGAGAAGGAGTTAAAAAAGAACATAGAATTTTAAGTTGGCAAGCTTTGGAAAAAGGATGGCAGACATGACACCTTAGataaattcatcaacattagaatagAGAGAGAAGTAATTAAAGAGATAGTTCATATAACACACACATTTTTTAACTCAACAATGATAAAGTCTAAGAAACAAATCTATATAAGATATGTTgaattaaaacaattaatacGTACTATaaacttgattttcatattagtAAAACAATTTTATTAACTAAGTGGACACAACACTAAGAAACTAAGTGGTTGAACTTTATGGCACAAGCAAATGATTTACATCATCATTATAATGTAGTAAGATTTCACTAAGATAATCCTAGAAAAGTTGTTTTTGAGAATATATATTATAGAGTATAGTATTAATAGTTTGATAATTGTATTGGCATggggtaaaaataaaaataaaaataaaataaggggtCCACAAGTGATGATTGAAAGTGAAAGGACTTAAAAGGcaaaataaaagaatggaaTTGGGCGTGCTGCCAAGGGAACATAAGAATAGTATAAAGTGTAGGGAAGTGAGGaaacattttttgtttttgttctctctttattattcattttgtcccttttatatctatttttatgCAATCTTCACTTTGCTCATTTTTCTTATTGTGGGCCTTAATAGAAAAAAGCAATGCATGTAACTTACGACGACGATATcaatatatttagtaaaatcTCATTAACTTAAAATTGGAGAGGATAGAATATACGTAGATCTTATCATTATCTGTAGAGATAGAAAGACTGCATTTAAA
This genomic window contains:
- the ARF5 gene encoding auxin response factor 5 (The RefSeq protein has 6 substitutions compared to this genomic sequence); the encoded protein is MGSVEEKNKPGSLVSGAHTLLEEMKLLKEMQDHTGGGRKLISSELWHACAGPLVTLPQVGSLVYYFPQGHSEQVAVSTNRTATSQIPNYPNLASQLLCQVHNVTLHADKETDEIYAQMSLQPVNSEKDVFPIPDFGLKPNKHPTEFFCKTLTASDTSTHGGFSVPRRAAEKLFPPLDYSMQPPTQELVVRDLHDNTWTFRHIYRGQPKRHLLTTGWSMFVGAKRLRAGDSVLFIRDEKSQLLLGVRRANRQQTSLPSSVLSADSMHIGVLAAAAHAAANRSTFTIFYNPRACPSEFVIPLAKFRKSVYNTQLSVGMRFGMMFETEESGKRRYMGTISGISDLDPLRWPGSKWRCLQVEWDEPGCGDKQNRVSPWEVETPESLFIFPSLTAGLKRPYQSTFLGAQTEWDSLMQHRPFMRVPENVYGDLQSSSISNLWSEQLMKMLIRPPPGLTGLQCGVPTVQDIKVALPQEARNVVQPAGNQKPELITVEATPAQSETNSEVALNQPVGVVNSISSQQATLQAKSKPPEKVETDIIGKNSEPRKETSNSSVKLDQFQCNEDKVAIKPASPHDLPTDASVTASHHNSFSQLQASPWLTPHNPQIDSAASNNTLQCPTNNEWNMSSLQSAAGLLKYPVSTSTLTKHDNSFMLPDTIGHGLAPIGQDLWDHQLNDVKCFSQTNLQVPLDITNMQFLPDSYGFKDLSEESHNQSDIYSCLNFDSNSGSTVIDNSVSSTVLDEFCNLKHTDFQNPSDFLLGNISSSQDVQSQITSASLADSQNFSVQEFADNSGGASSSNVNFDECNLLQNSSWQQVAPRVRTYTKIQKTGSVGRSIDVSGFKNYEELRSEIERMFGLEGLLNDTRGSSWKLVYVDFENDVLLVGDDPWEEFVGCVRCIRILSPTEVQQMGEEGMQLLNSAGLQSINGSTSEFPN